A stretch of the Marivirga tractuosa DSM 4126 genome encodes the following:
- a CDS encoding ATP-binding protein: MAISKSLFRTEFRGLGHLVMLTLILGVLSFKGFSYQVADTVKNTSTDSIIFHKFDGSSYRASSYSYRAVEDEDGILFFGNENGLLEFDGTHWELHQKPNFGPIDNLKILGDKIYTLGAGDIGYFQRDSIGQMKYYSLNDKLDEDEMPYAWFIVENRGKIYYSSVYEGVYIYDGELVESISVKDAYSMVEINNEVIISIFGKNGGLAKIVGDTIEFVNKEFSFEVDAAYNILQNKDDQWLLFTSEEGFYSLDPETYQTELWDTEANKYFQQDSMYLWTVEKFRDSLFVASSWENGLVVFNDEGKILKVINEENGLNTNFYNVVKSDRRGNLWITNTPGINYLKWYNEDEKLDFDPQAKVRSMRVGDSTIYVKGIKDKAILRGEKSKSFVLYFSVPSFIKEDLEFSYYLEGFDEKWSDWTTDTRKEYTNLAGGDYKFHLKARYIHNLDLEIQPFEFNIIVPTKWYESYVTYVVLGLLVGLLIFGFIRYRTHRLSITNKKLESIVKERTSELRSQKERLKKANEELKTINNELDNFVYRSSHDLVAPLKSLRGLISVAGMSNNPDEIKEYFKLMNISINKLEEFIKSIMDFSTNTKKPLEMKLVKMDTVLDSIVEDLKFYANADKVELVRAYDSDFEIKTDPKRLNIVLSNLVTNALKYHDFEKDEAPYIKVSAKVEDKSYIIEVEDNGSGIPSEYQNKIFDMFFRAHQGTEGSGLGLYIVVDTLNVLKGKIGFSSKTRVGTTFTVELPVVD, from the coding sequence ATGGCAATATCAAAATCATTGTTTCGTACTGAGTTTAGGGGACTCGGGCATTTAGTGATGCTGACACTTATTTTGGGTGTCCTCTCTTTTAAGGGCTTTTCATATCAAGTTGCTGATACTGTTAAAAATACGTCAACTGATTCTATTATTTTCCACAAGTTTGATGGGTCTTCATACAGAGCTAGTTCTTACAGCTACAGAGCCGTAGAAGATGAAGATGGTATCCTGTTTTTTGGGAATGAAAATGGACTACTGGAATTTGATGGAACTCATTGGGAATTGCACCAGAAGCCTAATTTTGGACCAATAGACAATTTAAAGATTTTAGGTGATAAGATTTATACATTAGGAGCAGGGGATATTGGTTATTTTCAAAGAGATTCTATTGGACAAATGAAGTACTATTCTTTGAATGACAAACTTGATGAGGATGAGATGCCCTATGCTTGGTTTATCGTTGAGAATAGAGGGAAAATATATTATAGTAGCGTTTATGAAGGTGTCTACATATATGATGGTGAACTGGTAGAAAGCATTTCGGTTAAAGATGCTTACTCAATGGTTGAAATTAATAACGAAGTAATAATTTCCATATTTGGAAAAAATGGAGGATTGGCCAAAATAGTTGGAGATACTATTGAATTCGTCAATAAGGAATTCAGTTTTGAAGTTGATGCCGCTTATAATATTTTACAAAATAAGGATGACCAATGGTTGCTTTTCACTTCAGAAGAAGGTTTTTATAGCTTGGATCCCGAAACCTATCAGACAGAATTATGGGATACGGAAGCTAACAAGTATTTTCAACAGGATAGCATGTATTTGTGGACAGTGGAGAAATTTAGAGATTCTCTTTTTGTAGCTAGTAGTTGGGAAAATGGTCTAGTCGTTTTCAATGATGAGGGCAAGATTTTAAAGGTTATAAATGAGGAAAACGGATTAAACACAAATTTTTACAATGTTGTGAAAAGTGACAGGAGAGGAAACTTGTGGATAACAAATACTCCTGGAATAAATTATCTTAAATGGTATAATGAAGATGAAAAACTTGATTTCGATCCTCAAGCAAAAGTTCGCTCAATGCGTGTTGGTGACAGTACCATTTATGTCAAAGGGATTAAGGATAAGGCTATTTTAAGAGGTGAAAAGTCAAAGAGTTTTGTTTTGTACTTTTCGGTTCCAAGTTTTATTAAGGAGGATTTAGAGTTCTCCTATTACTTGGAGGGATTTGACGAAAAGTGGTCTGATTGGACAACAGATACTAGAAAAGAGTACACAAATCTAGCCGGTGGAGACTATAAGTTTCATCTGAAGGCTCGATATATCCATAATTTGGATTTAGAAATACAACCATTCGAGTTTAATATAATAGTCCCTACAAAGTGGTATGAGAGCTATGTAACCTATGTTGTTCTTGGGTTATTAGTCGGCTTATTGATTTTTGGTTTTATCAGATATCGTACTCATAGATTAAGCATTACAAATAAAAAGTTAGAGTCTATTGTTAAAGAAAGAACTTCAGAATTAAGATCCCAGAAGGAAAGGCTTAAAAAAGCCAATGAGGAATTAAAGACCATTAACAACGAATTGGATAATTTCGTTTATCGATCATCTCATGATTTAGTAGCACCCTTGAAATCATTAAGAGGATTAATTTCTGTTGCAGGAATGTCAAATAATCCTGATGAAATTAAAGAATATTTTAAGCTAATGAATATTAGCATCAACAAGCTAGAGGAATTTATTAAAAGCATTATGGATTTCTCCACAAATACTAAAAAGCCACTAGAGATGAAGCTTGTTAAGATGGATACAGTGCTGGATAGCATTGTAGAAGATTTGAAATTTTATGCAAATGCTGATAAAGTAGAGCTAGTAAGAGCCTATGATTCCGATTTTGAAATTAAAACGGATCCTAAAAGATTAAATATTGTATTGAGTAATTTGGTAACCAATGCTCTTAAATATCATGACTTTGAAAAAGATGAAGCGCCATATATCAAGGTTAGTGCAAAAGTTGAAGACAAATCTTACATTATAGAGGTTGAAGATAACGGTTCAGGAATTCCGAGTGAATATCAAAACAAGATATTTGATATGTTTTTTAGGGCTCATCAGGGAACAGAAGGATCGGGATTAGGATTGTATATTGTGGTTGATACTCTAAATGTATTAAAAGGTAAAATCGGATTTTCGTCTAAAACTAGAGTTGGAACAACCTTTACAGTTGAGCTGCCTGTTGTAGATTAA